The Candidatus Epulonipiscium sp. DNA window AAATGGAAAAGTTAAAAATATTGAGACCCATATGATTGATTTTAATAAATCTATTTATGATGAAGAGATAGAAGTTGAGTTCCATAAATGGATTAGAAAAGAACAAAAGTTCTCAAATTTACAGGGGTTAATGAGCCAATTAAAATTAGATGTCAACGAAAGCAAGAGATATTTTGAGAATTGGTAAAATAGCCTCATTTTTAAAATGAAAAATAAAGTTTACAGAAAGACTATAAAGTGATATAATCACCTTTGTAGAATAACCTTTGCTCGGATTCAGGTATCTCCGACCTATTCTTAGCAAAAGGGGTTTATAAATTAAGGAGGATTTTATAATGGACAAATTGCAAAAGCAAGAAATTATTCAAAAACACGGAAGAACTGAAAACGATACAGGTTCTCCAGAAGTTCAGATTGCTATTCTTACAGAAAGAATTAATCATTTAACAGAACATTTAAAGTCTCACAAAAAGGACCACCATTCAAGAAGAGGACTTCTTAAGATGGTAGGGCAAAGAAGAGGTTTATTAAACTATCTTATGAAAAAGGATATTGAGAGATATCGTG harbors:
- the rpsO gene encoding 30S ribosomal protein S15; protein product: MDKLQKQEIIQKHGRTENDTGSPEVQIAILTERINHLTEHLKSHKKDHHSRRGLLKMVGQRRGLLNYLMKKDIERYRAIISELGIRK